In a genomic window of Bacillus rossius redtenbacheri isolate Brsri chromosome 4 unlocalized genomic scaffold, Brsri_v3 Brsri_v3_scf4_2, whole genome shotgun sequence:
- the LOC134542261 gene encoding mucin-2-like isoform X2: protein MDTYANNTLICNIETDLLMTLAEPFKTILDSTETDANIIQQKNDAWTEISKQYNIKRRFKKKTCRELRKTYLRMVIKSRNKSSEMQTEEDKKPKLKKIKLSCESDEISHQDTSNTLLKKENLLVSASGEKQIDNFLHCSNSTSKKVKKGRTVLSKNCMVIMRPISKAQLKALSDSPIKMVTSVSQSSPPRSKESSVLSSVASYLKVSPKRETLAGENVGVKIPVTSTATQASICDMVSQGKSSIGGASLPRRTSSPSYRNTPSPIRKTHVHPDLTSPGSNFSSTPGCATLTTSMAQTSTSSGISVSSSPNILQLQSPEENIKKTVVNTYSKIHPQVLREAASLSPSKTQFMKNVMWPASAAQPARYARYSNSRASITEPTSLVSTSPKVSSEHFLSSCKEVGSKPANDALTSSPPKDASCKPGNVAPLFNTPKITSCKPANVVPTSASPLKVVTCVPTKVVVKTTGPKVVSCNSANVVPTSTQPKVASSSPANVVPTAPQNKAVSCKSTYIVPTSSPLKVASGKPESENVTVSTSKAGGADPAGGKKLTRYHLVPASQAMALLSRTASRSRPMESVAALPQTPSPVEDPLTSVTTAVGTSAASPLRVTSPVVSSVYSFEESQDEGAATAEPDILHIRVLEANLDVRAARARVEAEEALREEALAKLAMARAEMDHQVLRHRVELRHLRRVNALALRHAKELHAAALALRRKE, encoded by the exons aaAACTTGTCGTGAACTGAGGAAGACATATCTAAGAATGGTGATCAAAAGCAGAAATAAGTCTTCAGAAATGCAAACTGAAGAAGACAAGAAGCCTAAATTGAAGAAGATAAAATTGTCTTGCGAAAGCGATGAAATTTCTCATCAAGACACTAGTAATACTTTATTAAAGAAGGAGAATTTGTTGGTTTCAGCGTCTGGTGAGAAACAAATAGACAATTTTCTACATTGTTCCAACTCCACCAGTAAAAAAGTAAAGAAAGGAAGAACGGTTTTATCTAAAAATTGTATGGTGATCATGCGACCAATCTCTAAGGCACAACTGAAAGCTCTCTCAGACTCACCAATAAAGATGGTGACTTCTGTTTCACAGAGCAGTCCACCCAGAAGCAAAGAATCATCTGTTCTTTCTTCAGTAGCATCGTATCTTAAAGTTTCCCCGAAGCGTGAAACACTGGCAGGTGAGAATGTTGGTGTCAAGATTCCAGTAACGAGCACAGCTACACAGGCGAGTATCTGTGATATGGTAAGCCAAGGAAAAAGTAGCATAGGGGGTGCATCATTGCCACGTCGGACATCTTCTCCGAGCTATCGGAACACACCGAGTCCAATCAGGAAGACACACGTACACCCTGACTTAACATCTCCTGGCTCCAACTTCAGCAGTACTCCTGGTTGTGCGACCCTCACAACAAGCATGGCACAGACCAGCACATCCTCTGGCATCTCAGTTTCCAGCTCTCCTAATATTCTCCAGCTGCAGTCTCCAgaggaaaatattaaaaagacTGTCGTGAACACGTATTCAAAAATCCACCCACAAGTTTTGCGTGAGGCAGCATCTTTATCGCCATCCAAAACACAGTTCATGAAAAACGTAATGTGGCCTGCGAGTGCCGCACAACCTGCTCGTTATGCACGTTACAGCAATTCCAGGGCCTCCATCACAGAGCCCACAAGCTTAGTATCTACCTCACCAAAAGTTTCAAGTGAACATTTCCTCTCATCATGTAAAGAAGTTGGAAGCAAACCGGCAAACGATGCATTAACCTCCTCCCCACCAAAAGATGCTAGCTGTAAACCTGGAAATGTTGCTCCATTATTCAACACACCAAAAATCACAAGTTGTAAGCCTGCAAACGTAGTCCCGACTTCTGCTTCTCCTCTTAAAGTTGTAACTTGTGTGCCAACTAAAGTAGTTGTCAAAACCACTGGGCCCAAAGTTGTGAGCTGCAATTCTGCTAATGTGGTCCCCACCTCCACCCAACCGAAAGTAGCAAGCAGCAGCCCTGCTAATGTAGTTCCTACTGCCCCCCAAAACAAAGCCGTCAGCTGCAAGTCCACCTACATAGTTCCCACTTCCTCCCCCCTGAAGGTTGCAAGCGGCAAGCCAGAGAGTGAAAACGTGACTGTCAGCACGTCGAAAGCTGGCGGTGCAGACCCGGCCGGCGGGAAGAAGCTCACCAGGTACCATCTGGTTCCGGCTTCCCAGGCCATGGCTCTCCTTTCTAGGACAGCGAGCCGCTCCCGCCCGATGGAGAGCGTGGCTGCTCTGCCCCAGACTCCTTCACCTGTGGAGGACCCCCTGACATCAGTCACTACCGCAGTCGGCACGTCAGCAGCAAGCCCTTTGAGAGTTACCAGTCCAGTAGTTTCATCTGTGTATTCTTTTG AGGAGAGCCAGGACGAGGGCGCGGCGACGGCCGAGCCGGACATCCTGCACATCCGTGTGCTGGAGGCGAACCTGGACGTGCGCGCGGCGCGGGCGCGGGTCGAGGCGGAGGAGGCGCTGCGCGAGGAGGCACTGGCCAAGCTGGCGATGGCGCGCGCCGAGATGGACCACCAGGTGCTCCGACACAGGGTGGAGCTGCGCCACCTGCGCCGGGTGAACGCCCTGGCGCTGCGGCACGCCAAGGAGCTCCACGCCGCCGCGCTGGCGCTGCGCAG GAAAGAATGA
- the LOC134542261 gene encoding mucin-2-like isoform X1: MDTYANNTLICNIETDLLMTLAEPFKTILDSTETDANIIQQKNDAWTEISKQYNIKRRFKKKTCRELRKTYLRMVIKSRNKSSEMQTEEDKKPKLKKIKLSCESDEISHQDTSNTLLKKENLLVSASGEKQIDNFLHCSNSTSKKVKKGRTVLSKNCMVIMRPISKAQLKALSDSPIKMVTSVSQSSPPRSKESSVLSSVASYLKVSPKRETLAGENVGVKIPVTSTATQASICDMVSQGKSSIGGASLPRRTSSPSYRNTPSPIRKTHVHPDLTSPGSNFSSTPGCATLTTSMAQTSTSSGISVSSSPNILQLQSPEENIKKTVVNTYSKIHPQVLREAASLSPSKTQFMKNVMWPASAAQPARYARYSNSRASITEPTSLVSTSPKVSSEHFLSSCKEVGSKPANDALTSSPPKDASCKPGNVAPLFNTPKITSCKPANVVPTSASPLKVVTCVPTKVVVKTTGPKVVSCNSANVVPTSTQPKVASSSPANVVPTAPQNKAVSCKSTYIVPTSSPLKVASGKPESENVTVSTSKAGGADPAGGKKLTRYHLVPASQAMALLSRTASRSRPMESVAALPQTPSPVEDPLTSVTTAVGTSAASPLRVTSPVVSSVYSFEESQDEGAATAEPDILHIRVLEANLDVRAARARVEAEEALREEALAKLAMARAEMDHQVLRHRVELRHLRRVNALALRHAKELHAAALALRRSALVFILPPLFFI, from the exons aaAACTTGTCGTGAACTGAGGAAGACATATCTAAGAATGGTGATCAAAAGCAGAAATAAGTCTTCAGAAATGCAAACTGAAGAAGACAAGAAGCCTAAATTGAAGAAGATAAAATTGTCTTGCGAAAGCGATGAAATTTCTCATCAAGACACTAGTAATACTTTATTAAAGAAGGAGAATTTGTTGGTTTCAGCGTCTGGTGAGAAACAAATAGACAATTTTCTACATTGTTCCAACTCCACCAGTAAAAAAGTAAAGAAAGGAAGAACGGTTTTATCTAAAAATTGTATGGTGATCATGCGACCAATCTCTAAGGCACAACTGAAAGCTCTCTCAGACTCACCAATAAAGATGGTGACTTCTGTTTCACAGAGCAGTCCACCCAGAAGCAAAGAATCATCTGTTCTTTCTTCAGTAGCATCGTATCTTAAAGTTTCCCCGAAGCGTGAAACACTGGCAGGTGAGAATGTTGGTGTCAAGATTCCAGTAACGAGCACAGCTACACAGGCGAGTATCTGTGATATGGTAAGCCAAGGAAAAAGTAGCATAGGGGGTGCATCATTGCCACGTCGGACATCTTCTCCGAGCTATCGGAACACACCGAGTCCAATCAGGAAGACACACGTACACCCTGACTTAACATCTCCTGGCTCCAACTTCAGCAGTACTCCTGGTTGTGCGACCCTCACAACAAGCATGGCACAGACCAGCACATCCTCTGGCATCTCAGTTTCCAGCTCTCCTAATATTCTCCAGCTGCAGTCTCCAgaggaaaatattaaaaagacTGTCGTGAACACGTATTCAAAAATCCACCCACAAGTTTTGCGTGAGGCAGCATCTTTATCGCCATCCAAAACACAGTTCATGAAAAACGTAATGTGGCCTGCGAGTGCCGCACAACCTGCTCGTTATGCACGTTACAGCAATTCCAGGGCCTCCATCACAGAGCCCACAAGCTTAGTATCTACCTCACCAAAAGTTTCAAGTGAACATTTCCTCTCATCATGTAAAGAAGTTGGAAGCAAACCGGCAAACGATGCATTAACCTCCTCCCCACCAAAAGATGCTAGCTGTAAACCTGGAAATGTTGCTCCATTATTCAACACACCAAAAATCACAAGTTGTAAGCCTGCAAACGTAGTCCCGACTTCTGCTTCTCCTCTTAAAGTTGTAACTTGTGTGCCAACTAAAGTAGTTGTCAAAACCACTGGGCCCAAAGTTGTGAGCTGCAATTCTGCTAATGTGGTCCCCACCTCCACCCAACCGAAAGTAGCAAGCAGCAGCCCTGCTAATGTAGTTCCTACTGCCCCCCAAAACAAAGCCGTCAGCTGCAAGTCCACCTACATAGTTCCCACTTCCTCCCCCCTGAAGGTTGCAAGCGGCAAGCCAGAGAGTGAAAACGTGACTGTCAGCACGTCGAAAGCTGGCGGTGCAGACCCGGCCGGCGGGAAGAAGCTCACCAGGTACCATCTGGTTCCGGCTTCCCAGGCCATGGCTCTCCTTTCTAGGACAGCGAGCCGCTCCCGCCCGATGGAGAGCGTGGCTGCTCTGCCCCAGACTCCTTCACCTGTGGAGGACCCCCTGACATCAGTCACTACCGCAGTCGGCACGTCAGCAGCAAGCCCTTTGAGAGTTACCAGTCCAGTAGTTTCATCTGTGTATTCTTTTG AGGAGAGCCAGGACGAGGGCGCGGCGACGGCCGAGCCGGACATCCTGCACATCCGTGTGCTGGAGGCGAACCTGGACGTGCGCGCGGCGCGGGCGCGGGTCGAGGCGGAGGAGGCGCTGCGCGAGGAGGCACTGGCCAAGCTGGCGATGGCGCGCGCCGAGATGGACCACCAGGTGCTCCGACACAGGGTGGAGCTGCGCCACCTGCGCCGGGTGAACGCCCTGGCGCTGCGGCACGCCAAGGAGCTCCACGCCGCCGCGCTGGCGCTGCGCAGGTCAGCACTTGTTTTCATCTTACCACCACTGTTTTTTATATGA